Proteins from one Monodelphis domestica isolate mMonDom1 chromosome 6, mMonDom1.pri, whole genome shotgun sequence genomic window:
- the LOC100014733 gene encoding phosphoglycerate kinase 1-like — translation MSLSNKLTLDKMDLKGKRVIMRVDFNVPMKNKEITNNQRIKAALPSINYCLDNGAKSVVLMSHLGRPDGIPMPEKYSLEPVAMELKSLLGKDVLFLKDCVGPEVEKACADPPNGFIILLENLRFHVEEEGKGKDASGNKIKADPANVEAFQASLSKLGDIYVNDAFGTAHRAHSSMVGVNLPQKASGFLMKKELTYFAKALESPERPFLAILGGAKVADKIQLINNMLDKVNEMIIGGGMGFTFLKVLNNMEIGTSLFDEEGAKIVKDLMAKAEKNGVKITLPVDFVTADKFDENAKTGQATLASGIPAGWMGLDCGPESSKKYAEAVARAKQIVWNGPVGVFEWESFARGTKELMNNVVEATSRGCITIIGGGDTATCCAKWNTEDKVSHVSTGGGASLELLEGKILPGVAALSNI, via the coding sequence ATGTCCCTTTCCAACAAACTGACCTTGGACAAGATGGACCTGAAAGGGAAAAGGGTCATTATGAGGGTGGATTTTAATGTTCCCATGAAGAACAAAGAGATAACCAACAATCAGAGAATCAAAGCTGCTCTTCCTAGCATCAACTACTGTTTGGATAATGGAGCCAAGTCTGTTGTTCTCATGAGCCACTTGGGCCGGCCAGATGGTATCCCCATGCCTGAAAAATACTCTTTGGAGCCAGTGGCTATGGAGCTCAAATCCTTGCTGGGCAAAGATGTGCTGTTTCTGAAGGACTGCGTGGGTCCAGAAGTGGAGAAAGCCTGTGCTGACCCACCTAATGGTTTCATCATTTTGCTGGAGAATCTCCGCTTCCATgtagaagaagaagggaaaggcaaAGATGCTTCTGGGAACAAGATCAAAGCAGATCCAGCCAATGTAGAAGCCTTCCAAGCTTCCCTCTCCAAGCTGGGGGATATCTATGTCAATGATGCTTTTGGTACTGCTCACCGTGCCCACAGTTCCATGGTGGGAGTGAATCTGCCCCAGAAAGCAAGTGGTTTCCTCATGAAAAAGGAGCTGACTTATTTTGCCAAGGCCCTGGAGAGCCCAGAGAGACCCTTCTTAGCCATCTTGGGTGGAGCTAAAGTGGCGGACAAGATCCAGCTGATCAACAATATGCTAGACAAAGTCAATGAGATGATTATTGGTGGTGGGATGGGTTTCACCTTCCTCAAGGTGCTCAACAATATGGAGATTGGAACTTCTCTTTTTGATGAAGAGGGGGCCAAGATTGTCAAAGACCTGATGGCCAAGGCAGAGAAGAATGGTGTCAAGATCACCTTGCCTGTTGACTTTGTCACAGCAGACAAGTTTGATGAGAATGCCAAGACTGGCCAAGCCACCTTGGCCTCCGGCATCCCTGCTGGATGGATGGGTTTGGACTGTGGCCCTGAGAGCAGCAAGAAGTATGCAGAAGCTGTGGCCCGGGCCAAACAGATTGTTTGGAATGGACCTGTTGGAGTATTTGAGTGGGAATCTTTTGCACGGGGAACCAAAGAGCTAATGAACAATGTGGTGGAGGCCACCAGCAGGGGCTGCATCACTATCATAGGCGGTGGGGATACTGCCACTTGCTGTGCCAAATGGAACACTGAAGACAAAGTCAGCCATGTGAGCACTGGGGGTGGTGCCAGTCTGGAGCTGCTGGAGGGCAAAATCCTTCCTGGGGTGGCTGCCCTTAGCAATATCTAA